In Ostrea edulis chromosome 10, xbOstEdul1.1, whole genome shotgun sequence, one genomic interval encodes:
- the LOC125665218 gene encoding uncharacterized protein LOC125665218 isoform X1, which produces MSNSEDVHLPRENETSKDGKREKELLAIRLQRAIRDKKVSEANYLLSEKPDIHYRDKVGSQCLHYAAQEGLLDIVKLLLDEGARVNCFDHNGRSPLHNAASRGHLDVVIHLVANGAQVTSLDWDNHTPFEKAVISRCVDVVEVLLTFGAEPNLQDWTWVMDMGEKEKKVLEVITNHNPLVPGYRYEGIKFAVVQVKPNEDCPLTMLNLTVKAIDVRNPFILFCRKMQSEFTELKSLLREEEIPYSDMFEIRTWGVTRKTLTLSLIVEGVPKCNEHLKIVSPLGHIGRVDNFVKNDDEITTEVLITIKRNIKGPTQFAIASVFKKETFAIPKEEVKIQPMSEPDAEISISKETFETTGELELNVMETKDVNEDEDDESEPLLMTNVFDMSMSDGQQPKKDIVMKLPIHYNWIDGEAEMCVLATSEEDPEDPDDWEIIHALKDFKGRAAVFKISHFSIYAGANKKKVENDKVAVINAITRSMKKERKVKFQVFTRLAQERGKFQLILECWTPRKLRKSKPKWENEGCDRVDGPKGTFIVDENQTFKFSFKGNCRKISSETNIIDDEAKVDARTDDNDIDRDDDGNGSVVMDFVGKKGHTFTVVDMVVLNTDKPQGKVIIEKMNHTSVQIEQKVANTGCLGIGKGKTIVVDKVKIELEELTEFLFGVKIPPPPKPLSEPTVIQLQSLQDEKELEEFIEKTESENPSLVPGMEMKSLTDIARQLNDEEARIFGKNLGLLNGDIEKYLGMTYGAMWMLRKYRGNNPHYAQKYNIKIALEAIDRHDLVHLIIPQVDGPMLSKAVETNEKFDIPDDAKYYDATEHEIQFSETPLMDTNDVNSNVEEVIANDQE; this is translated from the exons CTTCTTGCAATTCGTCTTCAACGAGCAATTCGAGATAAAAAAGTTTCGGAAGCAAATTACCTTCTCTCGGAGAAACCCGATATACACTACAGAGACAAG gTGGGATCTCAATGTTTACACTATGCAGCGCAGGAGGGGCTCCTGGACATTGTGAAATTGTTGTTAGATGAGGGCGCTCGTGTAAATTGCTTTGATCAC AATGGACGATCGCCTCTACATAACGCGGCCTCAAGAGGTCATCTGGATGTGGTCATCCACCTGGTGGCGAACGGTGCTCAAGTGACATCCTTAGACTGG GATAATCACACTCCGTTTGAAAAAGCAGTGATATCACGCTGTGTTGACGTTGTGGAAGTTTTACTAACGTTTGGCGCAGAACCAAATCTACAGGACTGG actTGGGTGATGGATATgggagaaaaagaaaagaaggtCTTAGAAGTTATAACTAATCACAATCCTTTAGTACCTGGATATAGATATGA GGGGATAAAATTCGCTGTGGTTCAGGTGAAACCCAACGAAGACTGTCCATTGACGATGCTAAACTTGACAGTGAAAGCCATTGATGTCCGAAATCCGTTCATTCTTTTTTGTCGTAAAATGCAATCGGAGTTCACTGAGCTAAAATCACTTCTTAGAGAGGAGGAGATACCTTACAGTgatatgtttgaaattcgaacTTGGGGAGTAACTAGGAAAACCCTCACACTGTCGTTGATAGTCGAAGGAGTACCTAAATGTAACGAACATTTGAAGATTGTATCACCTCTTGGACACATCGGGAGAGTTGACAACTTTGTGAAGAACGACGATGAAATT acaACAGAAGTCTTGATAACCATAAAAAGGAATATCAAAGGTCCAACACAATTTGCCATTGCAAGTGTCTTTAAAAAGGAAACGTTTGCAATACCTAAAGAGGAAGTGAAGATCCAACCGATGTCAGAACCGGATGCTGAAATAAGCATTTCTAAGGAAACGTTCGAAACAACGGGAGAGCTGGAATTGAAT GTAATGGAAACCAAAGATGTAAACGAGGATGAGGATGACGAATCCGAACCTCTTTTGATGACAAATGTGTTTGACATGTCGATGAGCGATGGACAACAGCCGAAAAAAGATATCGTGATGAAGCTACCAATTCACTATAATTGGATTGATGGGGAGGCAGAGATGTGTGTGCTGGCTACTTCGGAGGAAGATCCAGAGGACCCCGATGACTGGGAG attATCCATGCGTTAAAAGATTTCAAAGGAAGAGCTGCCGTATTCAAGATCAGTCACTTCTCCAT TTATGCTGGAGCCAACAAGAAAAAAGTAGAGAATGACAAAGTGGCGGTGATCAATGCCATAACGAGGTCTatgaagaaagaaagaaaggtGAAATTCCAAGTGTTTACAAGACTTGCGCAAGAACGCGGCAAATTTCAACTTATCTTGGAGTGTTGGACCCCTAGGAAATTACGAAAGAGCAAACCGAAGTGGGAAAATGAAGGCTGTGATAGAGTAGATGGTCCTAAGGGGACTTTTATCGTTGATGAAAACCAAACATTTAAG TTTTCATTTAAAGGGAATTGCAGGAAGATATCTAGTGAGACGAACATCATTGATGATGAAGCAAAGGTGGACGCGAGGACTGATGACAACGACATTGACAGGGATGACGACGGCAATGGTTCAGTTGTAATGGACTTTGTTGGTAAAAAGG GACACACGTTCACCGTTGTTGACATGGTTGTCTTGAATACTGACAAACCCCAGGGAAAAGTCATAATTGAGAAGATGAACCATACCTCAGTCCAGATAGAACAAAAGGTCGCCAACACAGGTTGTCTCGGTATAGGGAAAGGAAAGACAATCGTCGTAGATAAAGTGAAAATTGAGCTCGAGGAACTAACTGAGTTTCTCTTCGGCGTCAAAATTCCTCCACCACCAAAACCATTAAGTGAAC CCACTGTTATTCAACTGCAAAGTCTTCAGGATGAGAAGGAATTGGAGGAATTCATCGAGAAAACAGAATCAGAAAATCCAa GTTTAGTACCAGGAATGGAAATGAAATCTCTCACAGACATTGCACGTCAGCTGAATGATGAAGAAGCAAGAATTTTTGGGAAGAACTTAGGTCTTCTGAACGGAGATATCGAAAAGTACTTGGGTATGACATATGGTGCTATGTGGATGCTTAGAAAGTACCGCGGCAATAACCCACATTACGCCCAGAAATACAACATTAAGATAGCGCTAGAGGCCATTGATCGTCACGATCTTGTGCATTTGATTATTCCTCAAGTGGATGGACCGATGCTATCCAAGGCTGTGGAAACGAATGAGAAATTTGATATTCCAGACGATGCAAAGTATTACGACGCCACTGAACATGAAATACAATTTTCCGAAACACCGCTCATGGACACAAATGACGTAAATTCCAACGTCGAGGAGGTGATAGCCAACGATCAAGAATAG
- the LOC125665218 gene encoding uncharacterized protein LOC125665218 isoform X2 — MSNSEDVHLPRENETSKDGKREKELLAIRLQRAIRDKKVSEANYLLSEKPDIHYRDKVGSQCLHYAAQEGLLDIVKLLLDEGARVNCFDHNGRSPLHNAASRGHLDVVIHLVANGAQVTSLDWDNHTPFEKAVISRCVDVVEVLLTFGAEPNLQDWTWVMDMGEKEKKVLEVITNHNPLVPGYRYEGIKFAVVQVKPNEDCPLTMLNLTVKAIDVRNPFILFCRKMQSEFTELKSLLREEEIPYSDMFEIRTWGVTRKTLTLSLIVEGVPKCNEHLKIVSPLGHIGRVDNFVKNDDEITTEVLITIKRNIKGPTQFAIASVFKKETFAIPKEEVKIQPMSEPDAEISISKETFETTGELELNVMETKDVNEDEDDESEPLLMTNVFDMSMSDGQQPKKDIVMKLPIHYNWIDGEAEMCVLATSEEDPEDPDDWEIIHALKDFKGRAAVFKISHFSIYAGANKKKVENDKVAVINAITRSMKKERKVKFQVFTRLAQERGKFQLILECWTPRKLRKSKPKWENEGCDRVDGPKGTFIVDENQTFKFSFKGNCRKISSETNIIDDEAKVDARTDDNDIDRDDDGNGSVVMDFVGHTFTVVDMVVLNTDKPQGKVIIEKMNHTSVQIEQKVANTGCLGIGKGKTIVVDKVKIELEELTEFLFGVKIPPPPKPLSEPTVIQLQSLQDEKELEEFIEKTESENPSLVPGMEMKSLTDIARQLNDEEARIFGKNLGLLNGDIEKYLGMTYGAMWMLRKYRGNNPHYAQKYNIKIALEAIDRHDLVHLIIPQVDGPMLSKAVETNEKFDIPDDAKYYDATEHEIQFSETPLMDTNDVNSNVEEVIANDQE; from the exons CTTCTTGCAATTCGTCTTCAACGAGCAATTCGAGATAAAAAAGTTTCGGAAGCAAATTACCTTCTCTCGGAGAAACCCGATATACACTACAGAGACAAG gTGGGATCTCAATGTTTACACTATGCAGCGCAGGAGGGGCTCCTGGACATTGTGAAATTGTTGTTAGATGAGGGCGCTCGTGTAAATTGCTTTGATCAC AATGGACGATCGCCTCTACATAACGCGGCCTCAAGAGGTCATCTGGATGTGGTCATCCACCTGGTGGCGAACGGTGCTCAAGTGACATCCTTAGACTGG GATAATCACACTCCGTTTGAAAAAGCAGTGATATCACGCTGTGTTGACGTTGTGGAAGTTTTACTAACGTTTGGCGCAGAACCAAATCTACAGGACTGG actTGGGTGATGGATATgggagaaaaagaaaagaaggtCTTAGAAGTTATAACTAATCACAATCCTTTAGTACCTGGATATAGATATGA GGGGATAAAATTCGCTGTGGTTCAGGTGAAACCCAACGAAGACTGTCCATTGACGATGCTAAACTTGACAGTGAAAGCCATTGATGTCCGAAATCCGTTCATTCTTTTTTGTCGTAAAATGCAATCGGAGTTCACTGAGCTAAAATCACTTCTTAGAGAGGAGGAGATACCTTACAGTgatatgtttgaaattcgaacTTGGGGAGTAACTAGGAAAACCCTCACACTGTCGTTGATAGTCGAAGGAGTACCTAAATGTAACGAACATTTGAAGATTGTATCACCTCTTGGACACATCGGGAGAGTTGACAACTTTGTGAAGAACGACGATGAAATT acaACAGAAGTCTTGATAACCATAAAAAGGAATATCAAAGGTCCAACACAATTTGCCATTGCAAGTGTCTTTAAAAAGGAAACGTTTGCAATACCTAAAGAGGAAGTGAAGATCCAACCGATGTCAGAACCGGATGCTGAAATAAGCATTTCTAAGGAAACGTTCGAAACAACGGGAGAGCTGGAATTGAAT GTAATGGAAACCAAAGATGTAAACGAGGATGAGGATGACGAATCCGAACCTCTTTTGATGACAAATGTGTTTGACATGTCGATGAGCGATGGACAACAGCCGAAAAAAGATATCGTGATGAAGCTACCAATTCACTATAATTGGATTGATGGGGAGGCAGAGATGTGTGTGCTGGCTACTTCGGAGGAAGATCCAGAGGACCCCGATGACTGGGAG attATCCATGCGTTAAAAGATTTCAAAGGAAGAGCTGCCGTATTCAAGATCAGTCACTTCTCCAT TTATGCTGGAGCCAACAAGAAAAAAGTAGAGAATGACAAAGTGGCGGTGATCAATGCCATAACGAGGTCTatgaagaaagaaagaaaggtGAAATTCCAAGTGTTTACAAGACTTGCGCAAGAACGCGGCAAATTTCAACTTATCTTGGAGTGTTGGACCCCTAGGAAATTACGAAAGAGCAAACCGAAGTGGGAAAATGAAGGCTGTGATAGAGTAGATGGTCCTAAGGGGACTTTTATCGTTGATGAAAACCAAACATTTAAG TTTTCATTTAAAGGGAATTGCAGGAAGATATCTAGTGAGACGAACATCATTGATGATGAAGCAAAGGTGGACGCGAGGACTGATGACAACGACATTGACAGGGATGACGACGGCAATGGTTCAGTTGTAATGGACTTTGTTG GACACACGTTCACCGTTGTTGACATGGTTGTCTTGAATACTGACAAACCCCAGGGAAAAGTCATAATTGAGAAGATGAACCATACCTCAGTCCAGATAGAACAAAAGGTCGCCAACACAGGTTGTCTCGGTATAGGGAAAGGAAAGACAATCGTCGTAGATAAAGTGAAAATTGAGCTCGAGGAACTAACTGAGTTTCTCTTCGGCGTCAAAATTCCTCCACCACCAAAACCATTAAGTGAAC CCACTGTTATTCAACTGCAAAGTCTTCAGGATGAGAAGGAATTGGAGGAATTCATCGAGAAAACAGAATCAGAAAATCCAa GTTTAGTACCAGGAATGGAAATGAAATCTCTCACAGACATTGCACGTCAGCTGAATGATGAAGAAGCAAGAATTTTTGGGAAGAACTTAGGTCTTCTGAACGGAGATATCGAAAAGTACTTGGGTATGACATATGGTGCTATGTGGATGCTTAGAAAGTACCGCGGCAATAACCCACATTACGCCCAGAAATACAACATTAAGATAGCGCTAGAGGCCATTGATCGTCACGATCTTGTGCATTTGATTATTCCTCAAGTGGATGGACCGATGCTATCCAAGGCTGTGGAAACGAATGAGAAATTTGATATTCCAGACGATGCAAAGTATTACGACGCCACTGAACATGAAATACAATTTTCCGAAACACCGCTCATGGACACAAATGACGTAAATTCCAACGTCGAGGAGGTGATAGCCAACGATCAAGAATAG
- the LOC125665218 gene encoding uncharacterized protein LOC125665218 isoform X3, translating to MDMGEKEKKVLEVITNHNPLVPGYRYEGIKFAVVQVKPNEDCPLTMLNLTVKAIDVRNPFILFCRKMQSEFTELKSLLREEEIPYSDMFEIRTWGVTRKTLTLSLIVEGVPKCNEHLKIVSPLGHIGRVDNFVKNDDEITTEVLITIKRNIKGPTQFAIASVFKKETFAIPKEEVKIQPMSEPDAEISISKETFETTGELELNVMETKDVNEDEDDESEPLLMTNVFDMSMSDGQQPKKDIVMKLPIHYNWIDGEAEMCVLATSEEDPEDPDDWEIIHALKDFKGRAAVFKISHFSIYAGANKKKVENDKVAVINAITRSMKKERKVKFQVFTRLAQERGKFQLILECWTPRKLRKSKPKWENEGCDRVDGPKGTFIVDENQTFKFSFKGNCRKISSETNIIDDEAKVDARTDDNDIDRDDDGNGSVVMDFVGKKGHTFTVVDMVVLNTDKPQGKVIIEKMNHTSVQIEQKVANTGCLGIGKGKTIVVDKVKIELEELTEFLFGVKIPPPPKPLSEPTVIQLQSLQDEKELEEFIEKTESENPSLVPGMEMKSLTDIARQLNDEEARIFGKNLGLLNGDIEKYLGMTYGAMWMLRKYRGNNPHYAQKYNIKIALEAIDRHDLVHLIIPQVDGPMLSKAVETNEKFDIPDDAKYYDATEHEIQFSETPLMDTNDVNSNVEEVIANDQE from the exons ATGGATATgggagaaaaagaaaagaaggtCTTAGAAGTTATAACTAATCACAATCCTTTAGTACCTGGATATAGATATGA GGGGATAAAATTCGCTGTGGTTCAGGTGAAACCCAACGAAGACTGTCCATTGACGATGCTAAACTTGACAGTGAAAGCCATTGATGTCCGAAATCCGTTCATTCTTTTTTGTCGTAAAATGCAATCGGAGTTCACTGAGCTAAAATCACTTCTTAGAGAGGAGGAGATACCTTACAGTgatatgtttgaaattcgaacTTGGGGAGTAACTAGGAAAACCCTCACACTGTCGTTGATAGTCGAAGGAGTACCTAAATGTAACGAACATTTGAAGATTGTATCACCTCTTGGACACATCGGGAGAGTTGACAACTTTGTGAAGAACGACGATGAAATT acaACAGAAGTCTTGATAACCATAAAAAGGAATATCAAAGGTCCAACACAATTTGCCATTGCAAGTGTCTTTAAAAAGGAAACGTTTGCAATACCTAAAGAGGAAGTGAAGATCCAACCGATGTCAGAACCGGATGCTGAAATAAGCATTTCTAAGGAAACGTTCGAAACAACGGGAGAGCTGGAATTGAAT GTAATGGAAACCAAAGATGTAAACGAGGATGAGGATGACGAATCCGAACCTCTTTTGATGACAAATGTGTTTGACATGTCGATGAGCGATGGACAACAGCCGAAAAAAGATATCGTGATGAAGCTACCAATTCACTATAATTGGATTGATGGGGAGGCAGAGATGTGTGTGCTGGCTACTTCGGAGGAAGATCCAGAGGACCCCGATGACTGGGAG attATCCATGCGTTAAAAGATTTCAAAGGAAGAGCTGCCGTATTCAAGATCAGTCACTTCTCCAT TTATGCTGGAGCCAACAAGAAAAAAGTAGAGAATGACAAAGTGGCGGTGATCAATGCCATAACGAGGTCTatgaagaaagaaagaaaggtGAAATTCCAAGTGTTTACAAGACTTGCGCAAGAACGCGGCAAATTTCAACTTATCTTGGAGTGTTGGACCCCTAGGAAATTACGAAAGAGCAAACCGAAGTGGGAAAATGAAGGCTGTGATAGAGTAGATGGTCCTAAGGGGACTTTTATCGTTGATGAAAACCAAACATTTAAG TTTTCATTTAAAGGGAATTGCAGGAAGATATCTAGTGAGACGAACATCATTGATGATGAAGCAAAGGTGGACGCGAGGACTGATGACAACGACATTGACAGGGATGACGACGGCAATGGTTCAGTTGTAATGGACTTTGTTGGTAAAAAGG GACACACGTTCACCGTTGTTGACATGGTTGTCTTGAATACTGACAAACCCCAGGGAAAAGTCATAATTGAGAAGATGAACCATACCTCAGTCCAGATAGAACAAAAGGTCGCCAACACAGGTTGTCTCGGTATAGGGAAAGGAAAGACAATCGTCGTAGATAAAGTGAAAATTGAGCTCGAGGAACTAACTGAGTTTCTCTTCGGCGTCAAAATTCCTCCACCACCAAAACCATTAAGTGAAC CCACTGTTATTCAACTGCAAAGTCTTCAGGATGAGAAGGAATTGGAGGAATTCATCGAGAAAACAGAATCAGAAAATCCAa GTTTAGTACCAGGAATGGAAATGAAATCTCTCACAGACATTGCACGTCAGCTGAATGATGAAGAAGCAAGAATTTTTGGGAAGAACTTAGGTCTTCTGAACGGAGATATCGAAAAGTACTTGGGTATGACATATGGTGCTATGTGGATGCTTAGAAAGTACCGCGGCAATAACCCACATTACGCCCAGAAATACAACATTAAGATAGCGCTAGAGGCCATTGATCGTCACGATCTTGTGCATTTGATTATTCCTCAAGTGGATGGACCGATGCTATCCAAGGCTGTGGAAACGAATGAGAAATTTGATATTCCAGACGATGCAAAGTATTACGACGCCACTGAACATGAAATACAATTTTCCGAAACACCGCTCATGGACACAAATGACGTAAATTCCAACGTCGAGGAGGTGATAGCCAACGATCAAGAATAG